The segment TGTCGTTTGAAATGGAGGTCGCGACTCTCTTGACTCAATGCGCCACCTTTGGTTTGAGTGCCGCCGCTGTTTTGGGCGTTTTGGTCAATCGCAATCGGGCTGAGTTTCCCGACGCCGCCCAGCATGCGCAAATTGAAGACCGCGTGATTCGCGCCGCTCTCAGCTGTCTAGGTTGAACAGAGGAAAACACCATGAGCCTTTCGATCCAGAATCTGTCCAAGACCTATCCGAACGGCGTTCATGCGCTGCAGGGCATCCATCTGAATATCCCGACCGGCATGTTCGGTCTGCTCGGACCGAATGGAGCGGGCAAATCCTCGCTCATGCGAACGATCGCCACGCTGCAGGACCCGGATTCGGGATCCATCGAGTTTCATGGCCTGAATGTTTTGCATGACAAAACCGCGCTGCGGCGTCAGCTCGGGTATCTGCCCCAGGAATTCGATGTCTATCCGAAGACCTCGGCGGTCGACCTTCTGGATTATATCGCGCAGCTGAAGGGCATTGCCGATCGCAAGGAACGCAAAAACCTTGTGGAAAGGCTCCTGACCGTAACGAACCTGCATGCGGTGCGAAAAAAAGCGGTGGCGACCTATTCGGGTGGGATGAAGCAGCGCTTTGGGATTGCGCAGGCCTTGATTGGCGATCCGAAGCTGATCATCGTGGATGAACCCACGGCCGGCCTCGACCCCGAGGAACGCGTGCGCTTTCACAATCTTCTGGCCGAAATCAGCAGCGACGTGACCGTGATACTCTCGACGCATATCGTGAGTGATGTCAGTGACCTTTGCCAGAACTTTGCCATTATCAATCAAGGTCGAGTGCTGGCGCAGATGACGCCGCGGGAGGCCTTGAAGACTCTGCAGGGGAAAATCTGGGAGAAGCGGGTGCCGCGCGGCCAGTCCCAGGAGTCACCGGCCGGATTGGTGTCCATGCATCTTTCGATGGGCGATCAGGTGATGCGGCTTCATGGTCAGGAAGCGCCTCTCGCCGGAGCGCGCGCGATTGAGCCGACCCTTGAGGATTTCTACTTCGTGACGATCAAGGGGCTGACCCCATGATGCAGAGTCTGATCACCAACCTTAAAATCGAGCTGACTCTTCGGAAAAAGCTGATTTCGACCTATGTTTACTTTCTGGTGATGGCGACCCTTGCCTTTCTGGTCGCCTATTCCACCGGCGGAGGCTTCGAAGGCATCACGATCTCGCTCGGCAATTCTTCGAAGGCTCTTTTGAACGGCAGCTTTGTCCTGCACATGGCTCAGCTTCTGGTCAGCCTCTTCGGGCTTCTCTTCATCAGCCCCATCTTCGGTCAGGCGGTCTGTAAGGATTATGAAGCCAAAATAGATCAGATCGTGCTGGCGACACCCACGCATCGCATTGGTTTCTATCTGGGCCGCTTCCTGGGGGCGACCCTGGTCAGCACCTTTATTTTCTCGGGCATCGGACTCGGCTATTTTTTAGCCACGCAGCTCCCTCTGCTGCAGGCTTCCCTGCTTGGGCCTTCGCACCTCAGCTTTTACCTCCTCCCCTATGCGACCGGCATTATTCCCAACATCATGATCTTCGGCAGCATCTTTTTCGCCGTCGCGGCCTTCACCAAAAACATGGGCTCGGTTTATGTGATGGGGATCCTGCTTTATCTGGGCTACCTCTTTTCCATGAATTTCACCGATAAGATCGACTATAGAACCCTGCGCGGACTCGTTGATCCCTTTGGTCTGACAGCCACCAGTCTTCTGACGGAATACTGGTCGCCCTTGGAGCAGGACACGAGGCTCGTCACGCTCAGCGGCATCCTTCTTTATAATCGCCTCGTCTGGCTCGGCTTTAGCGCGCTCATGCTGGGCCTTGGACTTTTATTCACCCAGAAGAGTCCCAAACTCAAAACCGCTCAGAAGGAGCCGCTTGCCGAACCTGCGCCGCAGACGATCGTCGTTTCTTCCCATTTGAACTTCAACCTGACCGCACGTTTCCGCCTGCTGGTGCGGCAGCTGCTCTTTGAATGCAGGGCTTCGTTTAAAAACATCTTCTTCGTCAGCCTCGCGCTGGCTGGCATCGTCTTTGTCTTCACCACAGCCCAGCATATTGGAGAGGCGTATGAGACCAGGACCTATCCTGTGACTTATATCGTCCTGGCCGCCGTGGTGGGCAGCTTCAGCCTTTTTCTGACCTCCATCCTTATCTTTTATACCGGCGAACTCGTCTGGCGCGAGCGGCAGAGCCGCATGAGCCAGATCCTGGATGCCCTGCCCCAACCCGGCTGGCTGCCCCTTATCAGTAAATTCCTTGCGCTGCAGCTTATCGTGATCATTCTCTTATCCCTTTGCGGACTGTCGGGAATGGTGATTCAGCTGGCGAAGGGTTATACGAACTTTGAATGGGATCAGGTGGTCAAAACCCTCTTTTTGATCGCCTATCCACGGTTTCTCATACTCAGCTGCTTTTTCTTCCTGATCCATACCCTGGTCGATAACAAGTACCTGGGTCACACCCTCTGCACCGCACTCATGATCGCGCAGGTGATCCTGCCGCTTATGGATTTCACGCAGGCGATTTATATTCCCGCCGCTGTTCCCGGTTCCATCGAATATTCGGATATGAATCTCTATGGACCCTTCATGCCCAGGATTCACGCCTATCAGCTCTATTGGGGATTGGGCGGGATTTTAGCGCTCATAGGAGCCTATCTGCTGTGGCCCTATGGAACCGACGGGGCTCTGGCGCTGCGCCGCAGGCTGGCTCTTCGCCGTTTGAATCGGCCTTTGGCGGTCTTCACGTTTCTGGTTCTGGCCGGATTCGGCGCCCAGGGCTACTGGGTTTACTATAACACTCATGTGCTGGCCGATTTTAGAACCAATGCCAAAACCCAGAGGCTTCAGGCTGACTACGAAAAAACCTACAGGGCCGAATGGAATGATCGCGATCAGCTTCAGTATGTGGCGACCGATATCAAGGCCGACCTTTTTCCCAATTTCCAAAGCCTGCAGGCTGAAGTCCTTTATACGCTCGAAAACAAAAGTCGTGCGCCCATCCAGGAATTATTTCTTCACATTCCCTTGGAAACTTTTCAATTCAAACTGGAATTCGATCGCCCGGCTGACCTTGTCAAGTCAGACAAGGATTTGAACCTCTTCATCTATAAATTCAAGGATGCGGTCGCACCTGGAGCCCGCGTGCAGATGACCTATCGCGTCGAATACCTGCCGCTGGGATTTTCCGGGAAGTCACGGGAAACCCGGATCGTCGCGAATGGAACATTTTTCAACAGCACGGATTATTTCCCCAGTATCGGTTACGATCCTGATCGCGAGATCAGTCTGGACAAGGAACGGGAAAAATTCGGCCTTCAGCCGAAACCGCGGGCCAATCCCATAGATGATAAGGATGCTTTGAAGTTCACCTATATCGGCAAAAGCGGCAATTGGATTGATTTCTCGGCCACGATCAGCACCAGCAGCGATCAGATCGCGATCGCGCCCGGTTATCTGCAGAAGGAATGGACCAAGGGCGATCGCCGCTATTTCGAGTATAAGATGGATCGCAAAATCCTGAACTTCTGGTCGATTCTTTCAGCGCGCTACGAAGTGAAGAAAGATCGCTGGAACGATGTCGCGATCGAGGTCTATTATCACAAAGGTCATGAATACAACGTGGACACGATGATCGAGGCGAGCAAAAAAGGGCTCGACTATTTTTCGCGCGCCTTCGGCCCCTATCAGCATCGGCAGTTCCGCATCATCGAATTCCCACGCTATGCGAGCTTCGCGCAATCCTTTCCGAATACCGTGCCATTTTCCGAGTCCATTGGTTTTATTGCGAAGGTGGATCCAGAGAATCCCGACGATTTCAACTACCCCTTCTTCGTGACCGCCCATGAGCTGGCCCATCAGTGGTGGGCCCACCAGGTGGTCGGCGGCAACGTGCAGGGGTCCACCATGCTGAGCGAGACCCTTTCGCAATACAGTGCGGCCATGGTGATGGAAAAAACCTTCGGCCCCGAGACGACCGCCAAACTCCTTCGCTATGAAGGTCGCGACTATCTGATGAGCCGCAGCGCGGAGCCGAAAAGGGAATGGCCTTTGGCTTTGAATGAGAATCAAGGCTATATCCATTATAAAAAGGGTCTGATCGTCATGTACGCGCTGAAGGAAGCCGTCGGCGAAGAAGCCCTGAACACGGCCATCCACCGATTCGCCGACAGGGTCCGTTATCAGGAGCCGCCCTTCACCACCTCGCTCGACTTTGTCGCCAGCCTGAAGGCGGACCTTGGACCCCAGCATCACGCGCTGATCGACGAGCTCTTCAATAAGGTCGTGGTCTATGACAACCGCCTGCAAAGCCATACGCTGACGGAACACCCGGATGGCTCGGTGACAGTGGACCTTGAAGTTCTGGGTCGCAAGATCGATGTCGATGAGAAGGGTGCGCAGAAGGCTATCGACTTTACCCAGGAGCTGGAATTCGCCGGGCGCGATGCTCAGGATAAAACCCTGGGGACCGAGCGTCGCGTGATCCGCAATGGAGTGAATAAAATTCAGCTTGAATTCGCTCAAAAACCAAAGTCCCTGCTGCTGGATCCCCGCTTTATTTGGATAGATTTGAACCGCGATGATAACAAACTGACCTTCTAGGACCCCATGGCATGCGTCTTGCTCCTGCTTCGGCAGGAGCAAAGGAGCCGCCCATGAAAGCTTTTCAATTTCAGACTGCGAAGAAACTTCTGAAAGACACCTTCGACCTGTGGCTGGATGTCAATGCCACGCGTCTGGGGGCTGCACTTTCCTATTATTCGGTGTTTTCCCTGGGGCCGATGCTGATTATTGCCATCGCGGTGGCCGCCTTTTTCTTCGGTGAGGAGGCCGCAAGGGGCGAGATCTTTACCCAGCTGCGTGGCATCATTGGTGACGCTGGAGCCGCAGCGGTGCAGCTGCTGGTGAAAGCCTCCACCAAGCCGGTATCAGGCGGAATTGCCGCAGCCTCCAGTTTGATTACGCTGTTCATCGGGGCCACCGGCGTCGTGGTGCAGCTGAAAGACGCTCTGAATACCATCTGGGGCGTGCGCGCGAAACCCGGCCGCACCTTGAAGGTCTTTTTCAAAAACTACGTGATGTCGATCGCCTCTCTCTTGGGCCTGGGCTTTATCCTGGTCGTCTCTTTGATGGCGTCGGCCATCCTCCAGTTTCTGGGCGGTTATATCGGGGCCCTTCTGCCCTTTCCCGAACAGGTGCTGGCCCTCATCAACACCCTCTTTTCCTTCAGCATGATCAGCCTTCTTTTTGCGCTGATTTTTAAAGTTCTGCCTGACGTGGAAATCCGCTGGAAGGACGTTCTCCCCGCCGCTGCCTTCACGGGGATCATGTTCACGATCGGTAAAAGCCTCGTCGGTCTTTACCTTGGCAGTCAGTCCCTCGACTCCTCTTACGGCGCTGCAGCTTCGGTGGTGGTCATACTGCTTTGGGTTTATTACCTGGCCCAGGTGCTCTTCTTCGGTGCCTGCTTCAGTAAGATCTATGCCCTGCATCAGGGCCAGCCGATCGAAGTGGGCGAAGACGTGCAGTTTGAAAAGCCTATGCCGCCGCTCGGCAGCCCCGGTCGTCCGACTCCTGCCAGCTGATGCGAAAAAAGCCCGGTCCGCCGGGCTTTCATTCCTCCCCCTGCAAGAAATATCAGCAGCCCTCCCGCAAAATTTGCTAGCATAATCCTGGAAACAATAAGGGGATGATCGCTCATGGTGCATCGCGGCAAAGTTCTGCTGATCTGCCTCGTTATGGGTACGGGCTGCAAACTGATATCCACTTCCTTTCGGGGCAAGCATAATAAAGGCTCGGAAAGCCCCGCGGCACCCGCCACCAGCGCGGATGGATCAGGGGCCGGCGGCACCGACCTTCCCAATATTCCCAAAACCGGCCCCACGGTTGCCGATGAAGTCTTCCGCATCCCCGAGCCCACCGCCGATGTTCCCTTGGAAGGCACCGTGGTGAGACGACCCAACGGTGGCATCGAGATTTCCGGGGCGATCGCCGGCGTCTGGGATAAAAAAGTGGCCCCTGTTTATGTGGTCGGCGACATCACCCTGAAAAACGGCAAAACGCTGATCGTGAAGGAAGGCGTCGAGGTTTTCTTCGATCCCAACGCCCGCTTTTACGTGGAAGGCGCCCAGCTGAAAATCGCCGGCACAGCGGCGGAACCCGTCCGCTTTACGAGCCTGACCCCGGAGCAGACCTGGCAAGGCATAAGGGTCTGCTCGGCCACGGCCTGCGATACCGAAGAGGTGAAGGGCAAGATCGAGATCCGCCACGCGATCTTCGAAAGAGCGCGCAAGGCCGATACCAATCCCAACGATGTCACCTGGCGGCGCGGCGGCGTCTTCAATATCCGCATGACCGAAACCGTGGTGATCGAGGACAGCGTCTTTCAAAATAATTTCAGTCTCGAACGCGGCGGCGCGATCGAAGTCATCGCCGAGAATCCCAACATCATCTTTCGGCGCAATACCCTGCGTGACAACAGCAATGACGGCGGCGGCGGCGCGCTGCAGATCACTCACGGCCGCAATCTGAAGATCGAGCAGAATACCTTTATCAACAACAGCAGCAAGGCCGACGGAGGTGGTATCGCCTTCATCGATTCGGCAGCCATCCTGCTCTCGGGCAATACTTTTGAAAACAACAAGGCCGGCGAGCCCGGAGGCGCGATTTCCTGCGATGGTCATGGAACCACGATCGCGATTGATGGAAGCAATGTCTTCAAAGGCAATACGCCGAATGACATTCTTTGCAAGGAAGAGTGATCGTGTCACAAGCGAAGAAAGACATCGACGTGGCCTGGATCCCCACGGCCGAAGCGCAGCGGGGCACCACGCAGGAAGGCCTTCTGGTTCAGGCTTTTTTGCAGTATCGGCACTGGCTGCGTGATCAGAAAGAGGCTGCGGTCCAGACCCGTTCCCTGGAAAAAATTGATCAGGTTTTTCAAAAAGCCCCCGAAGCGATCAGCTGCACGGCAGGCTGCGCGGCCTGCTGTCATGCGCGCGTGGATATTTCCAAGCATGAAAAGCGTCTCCTCCTGACCCATCTGAAGCAGCATAAAGTGCAGATCAATAAGGAACGGCTTGCCATCCAGGCTCAGGCTCTGCGCGAAGGTCGCTGGGACCTGCTGCCCTTCGCCGATCGCCGCTGCGTATTCCTGGATCAAGAAAGTCGCTGCTCGATCTACGAAAGCCGGCCTTTGCTCTGCCGCCGTTATTTTGTGACCTCGCTCAAGGAACACTGCTACGACGAAAATTGGAGCCAGATCGCAAGGGTCACGGATTCTGACGCCGATGGTTTTCTATCGGCGGTCTTCACCAAATTTAAATTCGAAGCCCTGCCCCTTTTTTTGAGTGAGAACCTCGATAAGATTGACTAGTCCTGCTTTCTCTCTTGCGCCGCGCCCAAAGTCCCTTTAAACAAGGGTCAGACATTCAAGGTCAGGAGAGAAACGCATGGGAACAACCCGCATCGTGGCACTGCTCTGTCTTTTGTCGACAGGTCCACTGTCCGCACGCACGCTGATTCATGCGAAGCAGCTGATTGATGGCCGCACGTCCCGCCCCCAGGAAAACATGACACTGATTGTGAACGGGAATCGCATCGAAGGCGTGGAAAAAGGCTTTGTCGCCCCGGGGCCCGGTGATCAGCTCATTGACTTGAAAAATGCGACGATCATGCCTGGATTTATGGACATGCACGTGCACCTGAGCACCGAGTTCAGTCAAAAATCCTATCTGGAACGCTACACCCTGAATACAGCCGACTACGCTTTGGAAGCTGCAGTTCGTGCGGAACGGACGCTTCAGGCCGGCTTCACGAGCGTACGCGATCTGGGTGATACCGATAACGTGACGGTTGCCCTGCGGCGCATGATTGATTCGGGGAAATTAAAAGGTCCGCGCATCTGGGCGGCCACCAAATCCATTGCGACCACGGGGGGCCACGCCGATCCTACGAATGGGGCGCGGCAGGGTATGTTGCCGGAACCGACCCCGGAGATGGGCGTGATCAATGGACCGGATGAGGCGCGCAAGGCCGTGCGGCAACGCTATAAGGATGGCGCGGATCTGATTAAAATTACCGCAACCGGCGGCGTTCTGAGTCCAGCAAAAAGCGGACAGAATGCGCAGTTCACCGCCGAGGAACTGGCTGCGATCATCAGCACGGCCCGCGACTACGGGATGACTGTCGCAGCGCATGCGCATGGAACCGAGGGCATGAAGCGAGCGGTGCTGGCGGGCGTGGATTCCATTGAGCATGGAACCTACATGACGGATGAGGTGATGCAGCTGATGAAAAGCCGCGGAACCTTTTTCGTGCCCACCCTGGAGGCCGGGCAATGGGTCACGGAAAAAGCTAAAATCCAGGACTTTTTCCCGGAAATGGTGCGCGTGAAGGCCATCAGCATCGGCCCGAAAATCATGGACACCTTTTCACGGGCGATGAAGGCCGGTGTGCGACTCGCCTTCGGAACCGATACGGGTGTCTCCGAACACGGCCGCAACGCCGAGGAATTCCTTCTGATGGTCAAGGCGGGACTCGGCCCCATGGAGGCCATTCAGCTGGCCACGTGGAATGCCGCGCAGCTTCTGAAGGCTGAGGATAGACTCGGGTCCCTCGAAAAGGGCAAGCTTGCCGACATCGTCGCTGTTGAAGGGAACCCGCTGCAGGACATCAGCCTTCTGACAAAAATTTCTTTCGTAATGAAAGATGGCGAAGTCGTGCGGCATGGGGCCCGTGATCAACGGCTCAGTGCGCGTTAAGGTATCATGCCATCCCATCATTGCGAATGGCCGAGATATGGCCGGTTTCCTCCAAAACAGCGAGCCGGACCTGCTTCGGAGAATCCACGCCCATGCGCCTTAACGCGGCGAGCAGTTCATCCTCCGTCAGT is part of the Oligoflexus sp. genome and harbors:
- a CDS encoding M1 family aminopeptidase; this translates as MMQSLITNLKIELTLRKKLISTYVYFLVMATLAFLVAYSTGGGFEGITISLGNSSKALLNGSFVLHMAQLLVSLFGLLFISPIFGQAVCKDYEAKIDQIVLATPTHRIGFYLGRFLGATLVSTFIFSGIGLGYFLATQLPLLQASLLGPSHLSFYLLPYATGIIPNIMIFGSIFFAVAAFTKNMGSVYVMGILLYLGYLFSMNFTDKIDYRTLRGLVDPFGLTATSLLTEYWSPLEQDTRLVTLSGILLYNRLVWLGFSALMLGLGLLFTQKSPKLKTAQKEPLAEPAPQTIVVSSHLNFNLTARFRLLVRQLLFECRASFKNIFFVSLALAGIVFVFTTAQHIGEAYETRTYPVTYIVLAAVVGSFSLFLTSILIFYTGELVWRERQSRMSQILDALPQPGWLPLISKFLALQLIVIILLSLCGLSGMVIQLAKGYTNFEWDQVVKTLFLIAYPRFLILSCFFFLIHTLVDNKYLGHTLCTALMIAQVILPLMDFTQAIYIPAAVPGSIEYSDMNLYGPFMPRIHAYQLYWGLGGILALIGAYLLWPYGTDGALALRRRLALRRLNRPLAVFTFLVLAGFGAQGYWVYYNTHVLADFRTNAKTQRLQADYEKTYRAEWNDRDQLQYVATDIKADLFPNFQSLQAEVLYTLENKSRAPIQELFLHIPLETFQFKLEFDRPADLVKSDKDLNLFIYKFKDAVAPGARVQMTYRVEYLPLGFSGKSRETRIVANGTFFNSTDYFPSIGYDPDREISLDKEREKFGLQPKPRANPIDDKDALKFTYIGKSGNWIDFSATISTSSDQIAIAPGYLQKEWTKGDRRYFEYKMDRKILNFWSILSARYEVKKDRWNDVAIEVYYHKGHEYNVDTMIEASKKGLDYFSRAFGPYQHRQFRIIEFPRYASFAQSFPNTVPFSESIGFIAKVDPENPDDFNYPFFVTAHELAHQWWAHQVVGGNVQGSTMLSETLSQYSAAMVMEKTFGPETTAKLLRYEGRDYLMSRSAEPKREWPLALNENQGYIHYKKGLIVMYALKEAVGEEALNTAIHRFADRVRYQEPPFTTSLDFVASLKADLGPQHHALIDELFNKVVVYDNRLQSHTLTEHPDGSVTVDLEVLGRKIDVDEKGAQKAIDFTQELEFAGRDAQDKTLGTERRVIRNGVNKIQLEFAQKPKSLLLDPRFIWIDLNRDDNKLTF
- a CDS encoding ABC transporter ATP-binding protein, encoding MSLSIQNLSKTYPNGVHALQGIHLNIPTGMFGLLGPNGAGKSSLMRTIATLQDPDSGSIEFHGLNVLHDKTALRRQLGYLPQEFDVYPKTSAVDLLDYIAQLKGIADRKERKNLVERLLTVTNLHAVRKKAVATYSGGMKQRFGIAQALIGDPKLIIVDEPTAGLDPEERVRFHNLLAEISSDVTVILSTHIVSDVSDLCQNFAIINQGRVLAQMTPREALKTLQGKIWEKRVPRGQSQESPAGLVSMHLSMGDQVMRLHGQEAPLAGARAIEPTLEDFYFVTIKGLTP
- a CDS encoding YihY/virulence factor BrkB family protein is translated as MKAFQFQTAKKLLKDTFDLWLDVNATRLGAALSYYSVFSLGPMLIIAIAVAAFFFGEEAARGEIFTQLRGIIGDAGAAAVQLLVKASTKPVSGGIAAASSLITLFIGATGVVVQLKDALNTIWGVRAKPGRTLKVFFKNYVMSIASLLGLGFILVVSLMASAILQFLGGYIGALLPFPEQVLALINTLFSFSMISLLFALIFKVLPDVEIRWKDVLPAAAFTGIMFTIGKSLVGLYLGSQSLDSSYGAAASVVVILLWVYYLAQVLFFGACFSKIYALHQGQPIEVGEDVQFEKPMPPLGSPGRPTPAS
- a CDS encoding amidohydrolase family protein; the protein is MGTTRIVALLCLLSTGPLSARTLIHAKQLIDGRTSRPQENMTLIVNGNRIEGVEKGFVAPGPGDQLIDLKNATIMPGFMDMHVHLSTEFSQKSYLERYTLNTADYALEAAVRAERTLQAGFTSVRDLGDTDNVTVALRRMIDSGKLKGPRIWAATKSIATTGGHADPTNGARQGMLPEPTPEMGVINGPDEARKAVRQRYKDGADLIKITATGGVLSPAKSGQNAQFTAEELAAIISTARDYGMTVAAHAHGTEGMKRAVLAGVDSIEHGTYMTDEVMQLMKSRGTFFVPTLEAGQWVTEKAKIQDFFPEMVRVKAISIGPKIMDTFSRAMKAGVRLAFGTDTGVSEHGRNAEEFLLMVKAGLGPMEAIQLATWNAAQLLKAEDRLGSLEKGKLADIVAVEGNPLQDISLLTKISFVMKDGEVVRHGARDQRLSAR
- a CDS encoding YkgJ family cysteine cluster protein, translating into MSQAKKDIDVAWIPTAEAQRGTTQEGLLVQAFLQYRHWLRDQKEAAVQTRSLEKIDQVFQKAPEAISCTAGCAACCHARVDISKHEKRLLLTHLKQHKVQINKERLAIQAQALREGRWDLLPFADRRCVFLDQESRCSIYESRPLLCRRYFVTSLKEHCYDENWSQIARVTDSDADGFLSAVFTKFKFEALPLFLSENLDKID
- a CDS encoding right-handed parallel beta-helix repeat-containing protein, encoding MVHRGKVLLICLVMGTGCKLISTSFRGKHNKGSESPAAPATSADGSGAGGTDLPNIPKTGPTVADEVFRIPEPTADVPLEGTVVRRPNGGIEISGAIAGVWDKKVAPVYVVGDITLKNGKTLIVKEGVEVFFDPNARFYVEGAQLKIAGTAAEPVRFTSLTPEQTWQGIRVCSATACDTEEVKGKIEIRHAIFERARKADTNPNDVTWRRGGVFNIRMTETVVIEDSVFQNNFSLERGGAIEVIAENPNIIFRRNTLRDNSNDGGGGALQITHGRNLKIEQNTFINNSSKADGGGIAFIDSAAILLSGNTFENNKAGEPGGAISCDGHGTTIAIDGSNVFKGNTPNDILCKEE